A single region of the Mesotoga sp. BH458_6_3_2_1 genome encodes:
- a CDS encoding CpsB/CapC family capsule biosynthesis tyrosine phosphatase — translation MNIDSHCHLLPAVDDGVESIQESITLLEEMKVKGVERLYLTPHFLSPRSPTSTSEIMKRWNEFESELNGHSVEVLLGSEIFLRPEVLERNLISMGESDIILVELPTQQKPHYLFEVIEKLQAKGFRVLLAHVERYDYFFKKSGFLFGKTKLTGDISRLRDMGVLFQVNWNSLDRDPKAKALIEERTADVTGSDKHRINDGRLLIDFGDDRYELFLNDYYL, via the coding sequence TTGAACATTGATTCTCATTGTCATCTGCTTCCGGCAGTAGATGACGGTGTTGAAAGTATTCAGGAGTCAATTACGCTCCTGGAAGAGATGAAAGTAAAAGGAGTCGAGAGATTATACTTGACACCACATTTCTTGTCTCCAAGGAGTCCAACAAGCACATCGGAGATCATGAAAAGGTGGAATGAATTTGAGTCTGAATTGAACGGTCATTCAGTCGAGGTATTGCTTGGCTCTGAGATATTTCTAAGGCCCGAGGTTCTTGAACGCAACCTGATTTCTATGGGTGAGTCCGATATTATTTTGGTTGAGCTTCCAACTCAGCAAAAACCTCATTACCTTTTCGAAGTGATAGAGAAGCTTCAAGCAAAAGGTTTCAGGGTTTTGCTCGCTCACGTGGAAAGGTATGATTACTTCTTCAAGAAAAGTGGATTCCTCTTTGGAAAAACGAAGCTTACAGGGGATATCTCGCGGCTTAGGGACATGGGAGTTCTATTTCAGGTAAACTGGAACAGTCTTGATAGAGATCCAAAAGCCAAAGCTCTTATTGAAGAGAGAACTGCCGACGTCACCGGAAGCGACAAGCACAGAATAAACGACGGAAGACTGCTCATAGATTTCGGCGATGATCGATACGAACTTTTTCTGAATGACTATTATCTATAG